The following proteins are co-located in the Scomber scombrus chromosome 2, fScoSco1.1, whole genome shotgun sequence genome:
- the tmem131l gene encoding transmembrane protein 131-like: MAGLQDFQQGSHCHRKTWINILLGILQLLLPCVQHGGAQLQALSQMSTNVVEVWQPEDAEPLVPLQVEKERRKDGLPLEESSSPYTRENGRPLHFQPPALEFGTQPLGLPRAETINIHNPSQEVPVTLLSMFTSSSHFYIPSFHRREIPPRGKASFKLIFLPSEEGNVENTLFINTSAHGLLSYQVFGVGVHRGSLKSVQRKDSLLIFPHIQSIKLTQTQEDASNITILGLLLECSLPKSLFTNPQGSCFQSEERLSLQINLSARGDRPADLDKLKPYVIEHILVLLVAPTVGQAAVGEPNIGVYMLNSGGKKFYVKDMQVLSKVEASLEFNQVLLRPEVKNFTDVATLACRSSLPGHGRKCISHISLKVLGNRTTYTFPGLHITHRRTVGDLFSLFQEKQRDADQVDLWLNNPFRLPLTVKNASLSQTLQGVMKVMNFSGPVKVPQGCWHVLSLQLLSRTLPMNHMFTLSLDTKLGTTLQIPLYFHSSPSKQGEVMFEAERECGRPCPLRLSETGRSEWQRSLLPDFFPSSWAIDSKLAAELCSGWQNHKDKLPCRWPRLPVETSSPLDFGATPVNESRVKTFMVKNPSSSVVSVEIRILSLYPAPLEALDLLTKWFNISPLSVNVSTTEFSLLATSPKVGESVEMTGEGVLRLLLQPWEAREVAVVFTPSEHKPTTTILIIRNNLTVFDMVTVQGHGAKELLRVGGKLPGPGASLRFNVPQSTLMECRDGLRTNKPLFAIRKSFKVENAGELPLTVMSMNINGYKCQGFGFEVLQCPSFSLDHNTSSEITIAFTPDFTSSWVIRDLILVTSRGNFFPFTLNVTLPHHMLPLCAQVVPGPSWEETFWVVTLIFTCFSLFGVCLMAFHQAQYILNEFSMPSIRSNHNSVLSRDNGPANNITPNGVNKTKGSCKSYVDTCHTSDKGKGRGSPALANSPAPRLQASKKGSSTTLTQPQKKHKVSLYYTKYKSSSSTAATGNVTMEEEHEDLIPDPPLTPDPDVCNNNEPAFISELDKKAPADFKEDTHSTIEDIVPAAVMFPMEMPAGFPNNVTLCPGPRPGLLLCSPVEKAHTEHYAEKINSEKRDSSELELREDGKGQKKKLQSAEIGTVPGNNKGKRSRRKMENVSSAPEHSVLVIPEREKEPDWKTGERIVSGSRNRNRCCNTSKSEGPKPALSAESPLKQNGVCPARTRRKCATERRGGGMCESGSDSGSSSGSVRASRGSWGSWSSASSIEGDKDGSARTHACTTSSRKRDSMQYGVYPVERDCYQTMNTNYKALSMNSLYRKDMCQSPDTAASNFTPSFAAVTAGVDRTTDLTGQYVPEETWSAPSIPLTNEFRYNTTEALPYIPQQATTGSYNGFTWRSANSHCNSPYTYSQEGNYIGNGTFPSGFPSQESQNVHSNQTSWSEEQPQESPSSWDTAACVGSKPYFSGTRSLSPMSSLFGSIWTPQSEPYQSHFQPERSAPISPVSPITPPHSPFSREPEGTCAPITYSSFNPFGPHMNLDIWNSSSNRSSNSQLSNDSGYCGDV, from the exons gTGGAGAAGGAGCGAAGAAAAGACGGTCTTCCACTGGAAGAAAG ctcctctccATATACACGGGAGAATGGGAGGCCCTTACATTTCCAGCCCCCAGCGTTGGAGTTTGGGACTCA GCCGCTGGGGCTGCCAAGAGCTGAAACCATAAATATACACAACCCCAGCCAGGAAGTTCCTGTGACACTGCTGTCAATGTTTACATCCAGCAGTCATTTTTACATACCTTCCTTCCACAGAAGA GAGATCCCACCCAGAGGGAAGGCATCTTTTAAACTAATTTTCCTCCCGTCTGAGGAGGGCAATGtagaaaacacattatttataaaCACATCGGCCCATGGGCTGCTGTCATACCAG GTGTTTGGTGTGGGAGTTCACCGGGGTTCATTAAAGTCTGTCCAAAGAAAGGATAGTCTGCTAATATTCCCTCACATCCAGAGCATTAAGCTGACCCAAACTCAG GAAGATGCCTCCAACATCACCATACTGGGTCTACTCCTGGAGTGCAGCCTACCGAAGAGTTTGTTCACCAACCCTCAG GGGTCCTGCTTCCAGAGTGAGGAGCGCCTCAGTCTGCAGATTAATCTGTCGGCGCGTGGAGACCGGCCCGCTGACCTGGACAAGCTCAAGCCTTACGTCATTGAGCATATTTTGGTGCTGCTGGTGGCCCCCACTGTTGGACAGGCTGCAGTAG GGGAACCAAACATAGGAGTTTATATGTTAAATTCTGGAGGCAAGAAGTTCTACGTAAAG GACATGCAGGTGCTGTCAAAGGTGGAGGCCAGCCTGGAATTTAATCAGGTTCTTCTGAGGCCAGAAGTAAAAAACTTTACGGATGTGGCTACCCTCGCCTGCAGAA GTTCATTGCCAGGCCATGGAAGGAAATGCATAAGTCATATCAGTTTAAAAGTTCTGGGAAACAGGACAACCTACACCTTCCCTGGATTACATATCACACACAG AAGGACCGTGGGGGATCTGTTCAGCCTTTTCCAGGAGAAACAAAGGGATGCAGACCAGGTGGACCTGTGGCTGAATAACCCCTTCCGCCTGCCATTAACTGTGAAGAATGCCAGCCTCTCACAGACGCTGCAGGGAGTGATGAAG GTGATGAACTTCAGCGGTCCAGTCAAAGTTCCCCAGGGTTGCTGGCATGTCCTGTCCCTCCAGCTGCTCAGCAGGACCCTGCCCATGAACCACATGTTCACCCTGAGTCTGGACACCAAACTGGGCACCACCCTGCAAATTCCCCTCTACTTTCACTCTTCTCCTTCCAAG CAGGGGGAAGTGATGTTTGAGGCTGAACGAGAGTGTGGACGGCCTTGCCCACTTAGATTATCTGAAACAG GTCGTTCAGAGTGGCAGCGCTCTCTCCTCCCAGACTTTTTCCCTTCATCTTGGGCTATAGACAGCAAACTGGCTGCTGAGCTCTGCTCTGGATGGCAGAACCACAAAGACAAACTGCCTTGCAG ATGGCCCAGACTCCCTGTGGAGACATCCTCACCTTTGGACTTCGGAGCTACACCTGTCAATGAGAGCAGG gTGAAGACCTTTATGGTGAAGAATCCTTCCTCCTCAGTTGTTTCTGTAGAGATTCGAATCCTCTCCCTGTACCCGGCCCCCCTGGAGGCTCTGGACCTCCTAACCAAATG GTTTAATATCAGCCCCCTCTCTGTCAACGTCAGCACCACAGAGTTCTCCCTGTTGGCCACTTCTCCCAAG gtTGGTGAGAGTGTGGAGATGACAGGAGAGGGTGTCCTGCGTCTGTTGCTGCAACCCTGGGAGGCCAGAGAGGTTGCCGTGGTCTTTACTCCCTCTGAGCACAAACCGACCACTACCATTCTCATCATCAG GAACAACCTGACAGTGTTTGACATGGTGACAGTGCAGGGCCATGGGGCCAAAGAGCTGCTCAGAGTTGGAGGCAAACTGCCCGGCCCAGGAGCTTCTCTGCGCTTCAACGTTCCTCAGTCAACTCTAATGGAGTGCAGAGATG GCCTGCGCACCAACAAGCCACTTTTCGCCATCAGAAAGAGTTTCAAGGTGGAGAATGCAGGAGAGCTGCCGCTTACGGTCATGTCAATGAATATAAATGGCTATAAGTGTCAGGGGTTTGGCTTCGAGGTGCTCCAGTGTCCCTCCTTCAGCCTGGACCACAACACCTCCTCTGAGATCACCATTGC GTTCACCCCAGACTTCACCTCATCCTGGGTCATCCGTGACCTCATCCTGGTGACATCACGCGGCAACTTCTTCCCTTTCACCCTCAATGTGACGCTGCCCCACCACATGTTGCCTCTCTGCGCCCAGGTGGTTCCTGGCCCCAGCTGGGAGGAAACCTTCTGGGTGGTCACACTCATCTTCACATG CTTTTCCCTGTTTGGTGTGTGTCTGATGGCCTTTCATCAGGCCCAGTATATCCTGAATGAGTTCTCCATGCCAAGCATCAGGAGCAACCACAACTCTGTTCTGTCCCGGGACAATGGCCCCGCCAACAATATCACACCCAACGGAGTAAA TAAAACGAAGGGCAGTTGTAAGAGCTATGTGGACACCTGTCATACGTCTGACAAAGGTAAGGGGCGTGGCTCTCCAGCCTTGGCCAACAGCCCCGCCCCACGTCTTCAAGCCTCAAAGAAGGGCTCTTCAACCACCCTAACCCAACCGCAAAAGAAACACAAGGTTTCACTCTATTACACCAAGTACAAGTCCAGCTCCTCCACAGCAGCGACAGGCAATGTGACAATGGAAGAAGAGCATGAAGACCTGATACCTGACCCTCCCCTGACCCCAGACCCCGATGTCTGCAACAACAATGAGCCAGCATTCATCAGTGAGCTGGATAAAAAGGCACCAGCAGACTTTAAAGAAGACACCCACAGCACTATAGAAGATATAGTGCCAGCAGCAGTTATGTTTCCCATGGAAATGCCTGCTGGTTTCCCAAATAATGTCACATTGTGTCCAGGACCTAGACCTGGCCTGCTGTTGTGCAGTCCTGTAGAGAAGGCCCACACTGAGCATTATGCAGAGAAGATCAACTCTGAGAAAAGGGACAGTTCTGAACTGGAG ctaAGAGAAGATGGCAAAGGCCagaaaaagaaattacaaaGTGCAGAGATTGGCACAGTACCAGGAAATAATAAGGGAAAGAGGAGTCGGAGGAAGATGGAGAATGTCTCAAG TGCCCCTGAGCACAGCGTGCTAGTGATaccagagagggagaaagaaccTGATTGGAAAACAGGGGAGCGTATCGTCAGCGGATCCCGCAACAGGAACCGCTGCTGCAACACCTCCAAGTCAGAAGGACCAAAGCCTGCACTGAGTGCCGAGAGCCCCCTCAAACAGAATG GTGTGTGTCCCGCCCGCACTCGACGAAAGTGTGCTACTGAGCGGCGTGGCGGCGGAATGTGTGAGTCCGGCTCAGACTCTGGCAGCTCTTCAGGTAGTGTGAGGGCCAGCCGAGGAAGCTGGGGCAGCTGGAGCAGTGCCAGTAGCATAGAGGGAGACAAGGACGGCAGTGCCCGGACACACGCCTGCACTACCTCATCTAGAAAAA GGGACTCCATGCAGTACGGTGTCTACCCAGTAGAGAGAGACTGCTACCAGACCATGAATACAAACTACAAGGCTCTCAG CATGAACAGCTTGTATCGTAAAGACATGTGCCAAAGCCCCGACACCGCAGCGTCCAACTTCACCCCCAGTTTTGCTGCGGTTACTGCAGGAGTGGACAGGACCACAG ACCTGACAGGTCAGTATGTGCCTGAAGAGACGTGGTCAGCTCCATCCATCCCCCTCACCAATGAGTTCAGATACAACACCACCGAAGCTCTGCCCTACATACCTCAGCAAGCAACCACCGGGTCATATAATGG GTTTACCTGGAGAAGTGCCAACAGCCATTGCAACAGTCCCTACACCTACAGTCAGGAAGGCAACTACATAG GTAATGGAACGTTCCCGAGCGGTTTTCCGAGTCAGGAGAGCCAGAATGTACACAGCAATCAGACCAGCTGGAGCGAGGAACAGCCTCAGGAATCGCCTTCATCCTGGGACACAGCAGCCTGCGTGGGCAGTAAG CCATACTTCTCGGGCACCCGCAGCCTCTCTCCCATGTCCAGTCTGTTTGGATCCATCTGGACGCCGCAGAGCGAGCCCTACCAGAGCCACTTCCAGCCTGAGCGATCAGCCCCGATATCCCCCGTGTCCCCCATCACCCCGCCTCATTCTCCCTTCAGCCGGGAGCCAGAAGGAACCTGCGCACCGATCACGTACTCCAGCTTCAACCCCTTCGGCCCCCACATGAACCTGGACATATGGAACTCTTCTTCCAACCGCAGCTCCAACTCGCAGCTCTCTAACGACTCCGGCTACTGTGgagatgtttaa